One segment of Triticum aestivum cultivar Chinese Spring chromosome 2A, IWGSC CS RefSeq v2.1, whole genome shotgun sequence DNA contains the following:
- the LOC123191208 gene encoding NAC domain-containing protein 30 gives MLVMEHQQEESCVPPGFRFHPTEEELVGYYLARKVAAQTIDLDIIQEVDLYRIEPWDLQDRCVGGKGGRGARQVAEDEQSSSEWYFFSFKDRKYPSGTRTNRATAAGFWKATGRDKPVTSSRSRGVIGMRKTLVFYQGRAPNGRKTDWIIHEYRLQTSEHAPTQEEGWVVCRAFQKPTPNQRPSYIFPAYADARPWLHIQGGGDLHYLQSGTGAAGGLGFPSQDVNYSSEDLLDSKQSLFGNIPQLIESPPATALLGCGDDAVLQQQGQGQAAAGIDWNFLDSLLSTSQLHVTASHLHLEQ, from the exons ATGCTAGTAATGGAGCATCAGCAGGAGGAGTCGTGTGTTCCCCCGGGGTTCAGGTTCCACCCCacagaggaggagctggtgggGTACTACCTGGCCAGGAAGGTGGCCGCCCAAACGATTGACCTCGACATCATCCAGGAGGTCGATCTCTACCGcatcgagccatgggacctccaaG ACAGGTGCGTCGGCGGCAAGGGAGGACGGGGAGCGCGTCAGGTAGCGGAGGACGAGCAGTCATCGTCAGAGTGGTACTTCTTCAGCTTCAAGGACCGCAAGTATCCGAGCGGCACGCGCACCAACCGCGCCACGGCGGCCGGGTTCTGGAAAGCCACCGGCAGGGACAAGCCGGTGACGTCGTCCAGGAGCCGGGGCGTCATCGGCATGAGGAAGACGCTCGTCTTCTACCAGGGCCGCGCCCCCAATGGTAGGAAGACCGATTGGATCATCCACGAGTATCGCCTCCAGACAAGCGAGCACGCACCCACACAG gAGGAAGGTTGGGTGGTGTGCCGGGCGTTCCAGAAGCCCACCCCGAACCAGAGGCCGTCCTACATCTTCCCTGCATACGCCGACGCGCGGCCGTGGCTGCACATCCAAGGCGGCGGTGACCTCCATTACCTGCAGAGCGGCACTGGTGCGGCCGGCGGCCTCGGCTTCCCGAGCCAGGACGTCAATTACTCCTCCGAGGACCTGCTGGACTCCAAGCAGAGTCTCTTCGGCAATATCCCGCAGCTCATCGAGAGCCCGCCGGCGACTGCCCTTCTAGGCTGCGGCGACGATGCCGTCCTCCAGCAGCAGGGACAGGGACAGGCGGCGGCCGGCATCGACTGGAACTTCCTGGACAGCTTGCTGTCCACGTCACAGCTCCACGTCACAGCGTCACATCTGCACCTAGAGCAATGA